The proteins below are encoded in one region of Homo sapiens chromosome 2, GRCh38.p14 Primary Assembly:
- the AMMECR1L gene encoding AMMECR1-like protein isoform X2, with product MGKRRCVPPLEPKLAAGCCGVKKPKLSGSGTHSHGNQSTTVPGSSSGPLQNHQHVDSSSGRENVSDLTLGPGNSPITRMNPASGALSPLPRPNGTANTTKNLVVTAEMCCYCFDVLYCHLYGFPQPRLPRFTNDPYPLFVTWKTGRDKRLRGCIGTFSAMNLHSGLREYTLTSALKDSRFPPLTREELPKLFCSVSLLTNFEDASDYLDWEVRTAAFGTLHLSLHLGSGRGPWDSN from the exons ATGGGAAAAAGACGTTGTGTTCCTCCACTCGAGCCCAAGTTGGCAGCAGGCTGTTGTGGGGTCAAGAAGCCCAAATTATCTGGAAGTGGAACGCACAGTCACGGGAATCAGTCCACAACTGTCCCCGGCTCTAGTTCAGGACCTCTTCAAAACCACCAGCATGTGGACAGCAGCAGTGGACGGGAGAATGTGTCAGACTTAACTCTGGGACCTGGAAACTCTCCCATCACACGAATGAATCCCGCATCGGGAGCGCTGAGCCCTCTTCCCCGGCCTAATGGAACTGCCAACACCACTAAGAATCTGGTGGTGACTGCAGAGATGTGCTGCTACTGCTTCGACGTACTCTACTGTCACCTCTATGGCTTCCCACAGCCACGACTTCCTAGATTCACCAATGACCCCTA tCCGCTCTTTGTGACGTGGAAGACAGGGCGGGACAAGCGGCTTCGTGGCTGCATTGGGACCTTCTCAGCCATGAATCTTCATTCAGGACTCAGGGAATACACGTTAACCAG TGCACTTAAGGACAGCCGATTTCCCCCCCTGACCCGAGAGGAGCTGCCTAAACTTTTCTGCTCTGTCTCCCTCCTTACTAACTTTGAGGATGCCAGTGATTACCTGGACTGGGAGGTGAGAACAGCCGCATTTGGAACTCTGCATCTCTCGTTGCATTTGGGTTCGG GTAGGGGTCCATGGGATTCGAATTGA
- the AMMECR1L gene encoding AMMECR1-like protein isoform X3, translating to MGKRRCVPPLEPKLAAGCCGVKKPKLSGSGTHSHGNQSTTVPGSSSGPLQNHQHVDSSSGRENVSDLTLGPGNSPITRMNPASGALSPLPRPNGTANTTKNLVVTAEMCCYCFDVLYCHLYGFPQPRLPRFTNDPYPLFVTWKTGRDKRLRGCIGTFSAMNLHSGLREYTLTRLGSDPDNRLLAQERWL from the exons ATGGGAAAAAGACGTTGTGTTCCTCCACTCGAGCCCAAGTTGGCAGCAGGCTGTTGTGGGGTCAAGAAGCCCAAATTATCTGGAAGTGGAACGCACAGTCACGGGAATCAGTCCACAACTGTCCCCGGCTCTAGTTCAGGACCTCTTCAAAACCACCAGCATGTGGACAGCAGCAGTGGACGGGAGAATGTGTCAGACTTAACTCTGGGACCTGGAAACTCTCCCATCACACGAATGAATCCCGCATCGGGAGCGCTGAGCCCTCTTCCCCGGCCTAATGGAACTGCCAACACCACTAAGAATCTGGTGGTGACTGCAGAGATGTGCTGCTACTGCTTCGACGTACTCTACTGTCACCTCTATGGCTTCCCACAGCCACGACTTCCTAGATTCACCAATGACCCCTA tCCGCTCTTTGTGACGTGGAAGACAGGGCGGGACAAGCGGCTTCGTGGCTGCATTGGGACCTTCTCAGCCATGAATCTTCATTCAGGACTCAGGGAATACACGTTAACCAG ACTGGGATCAGATCCAGACAATAGACTCCTTGCTCAGGAAAGGTGGCTTTAA
- the AMMECR1L gene encoding AMMECR1-like protein isoform 3 (isoform 3 is encoded by transcript variant 4): MGKRRCVPPLEPKLAAGCCGVKKPKLSGSGTHSHGNQSTTVPGSSSGPLQNHQHVDSSSGRENVSDLTLGPGNSPITRMNPASGALSPLPRPNGTANTTKNLVVTAEMCCYCFDVLYCHLYGFPQPRLPRFTNDPYALKDSRFPPLTREELPKLFCSVSLLTNFEDASDYLDWEVGVHGIRIEFINEKGVKRTATYLPEVAKEQDWDQIQTIDSLLRKGGFKAPITSEFRKTIKLTRYRSEKVTISYAEYIASRQHCFQNGTLHAPPLYNHYS; the protein is encoded by the exons ATGGGAAAAAGACGTTGTGTTCCTCCACTCGAGCCCAAGTTGGCAGCAGGCTGTTGTGGGGTCAAGAAGCCCAAATTATCTGGAAGTGGAACGCACAGTCACGGGAATCAGTCCACAACTGTCCCCGGCTCTAGTTCAGGACCTCTTCAAAACCACCAGCATGTGGACAGCAGCAGTGGACGGGAGAATGTGTCAGACTTAACTCTGGGACCTGGAAACTCTCCCATCACACGAATGAATCCCGCATCGGGAGCGCTGAGCCCTCTTCCCCGGCCTAATGGAACTGCCAACACCACTAAGAATCTGGTGGTGACTGCAGAGATGTGCTGCTACTGCTTCGACGTACTCTACTGTCACCTCTATGGCTTCCCACAGCCACGACTTCCTAGATTCACCAATGACCCCTA TGCACTTAAGGACAGCCGATTTCCCCCCCTGACCCGAGAGGAGCTGCCTAAACTTTTCTGCTCTGTCTCCCTCCTTACTAACTTTGAGGATGCCAGTGATTACCTGGACTGGGAG GTAGGGGTCCATGGGATTCGAATTGAATTCATTAATGAAAAAGGTGTCAAACGCACAGCCACATATTTACCTGAGGTTGCTAAGGAACAAG ACTGGGATCAGATCCAGACAATAGACTCCTTGCTCAGGAAAGGTGGCTTTAAAGCTCCAATTACCAGTGAATTCAGAAAAACGATCAAACTCACCAG GTACCGAAGTGAGAAGGTGACAATCAGTTACGCAGAGTATATTGCTTCCCGACAGCACTGTTTCCAGAACGGCACTCTTCATGCCCCGCCCCTCTACAATCATTACTCCTGA
- the AMMECR1L gene encoding AMMECR1-like protein isoform X4, with product MGKRRCVPPLEPKLAAGCCGVKKPKLSGSGTHSHGNQSTTVPGSSSGPLQNHQHVDSSSGRENVSDLTLGPGNSPITRMNPASGALSPLPRPNGTANTTKNLVVTAEMCCYCFDVLYCHLYGFPQPRLPRFTNDPYPLFVTWKTGRDKRLRGCIGTFSAMNLHSGLREYTLTR from the exons ATGGGAAAAAGACGTTGTGTTCCTCCACTCGAGCCCAAGTTGGCAGCAGGCTGTTGTGGGGTCAAGAAGCCCAAATTATCTGGAAGTGGAACGCACAGTCACGGGAATCAGTCCACAACTGTCCCCGGCTCTAGTTCAGGACCTCTTCAAAACCACCAGCATGTGGACAGCAGCAGTGGACGGGAGAATGTGTCAGACTTAACTCTGGGACCTGGAAACTCTCCCATCACACGAATGAATCCCGCATCGGGAGCGCTGAGCCCTCTTCCCCGGCCTAATGGAACTGCCAACACCACTAAGAATCTGGTGGTGACTGCAGAGATGTGCTGCTACTGCTTCGACGTACTCTACTGTCACCTCTATGGCTTCCCACAGCCACGACTTCCTAGATTCACCAATGACCCCTA tCCGCTCTTTGTGACGTGGAAGACAGGGCGGGACAAGCGGCTTCGTGGCTGCATTGGGACCTTCTCAGCCATGAATCTTCATTCAGGACTCAGGGAATACACGTTAACCAG GTAG
- the AMMECR1L gene encoding AMMECR1-like protein isoform X1: MGKRRCVPPLEPKLAAGCCGVKKPKLSGSGTHSHGNQSTTVPGSSSGPLQNHQHVDSSSGRENVSDLTLGPGNSPITRMNPASGALSPLPRPNGTANTTKNLVVTAEMCCYCFDVLYCHLYGFPQPRLPRFTNDPYALKDSRFPPLTREELPKLFCSVSLLTNFEDASDYLDWEVGVHGIRIEFINEKGVKRTATYLPEVAKEQDNYTGVTSDRKDAGAGSLGTAIMACVGLSSHVSESPRDWQTDWAPDWDQIQTIDSLLRKGGFKAPITSEFRKTIKLTRYRSEKVTISYAEYIASRQHCFQNGTLHAPPLYNHYS; this comes from the exons ATGGGAAAAAGACGTTGTGTTCCTCCACTCGAGCCCAAGTTGGCAGCAGGCTGTTGTGGGGTCAAGAAGCCCAAATTATCTGGAAGTGGAACGCACAGTCACGGGAATCAGTCCACAACTGTCCCCGGCTCTAGTTCAGGACCTCTTCAAAACCACCAGCATGTGGACAGCAGCAGTGGACGGGAGAATGTGTCAGACTTAACTCTGGGACCTGGAAACTCTCCCATCACACGAATGAATCCCGCATCGGGAGCGCTGAGCCCTCTTCCCCGGCCTAATGGAACTGCCAACACCACTAAGAATCTGGTGGTGACTGCAGAGATGTGCTGCTACTGCTTCGACGTACTCTACTGTCACCTCTATGGCTTCCCACAGCCACGACTTCCTAGATTCACCAATGACCCCTA TGCACTTAAGGACAGCCGATTTCCCCCCCTGACCCGAGAGGAGCTGCCTAAACTTTTCTGCTCTGTCTCCCTCCTTACTAACTTTGAGGATGCCAGTGATTACCTGGACTGGGAG GTAGGGGTCCATGGGATTCGAATTGAATTCATTAATGAAAAAGGTGTCAAACGCACAGCCACATATTTACCTGAGGTTGCTAAGGAACAAG ATAATTATACTGGGGTAACATCTGACAGGAAGGACGCAGGAGCAGGGAGCCTGGGGACAGCCATTATGGCATGTGTCGGGCTATCATCTCATGTCTCAGAGTCTCCACGGGACTGGCAGACAGACTGGGCGCCAG ACTGGGATCAGATCCAGACAATAGACTCCTTGCTCAGGAAAGGTGGCTTTAAAGCTCCAATTACCAGTGAATTCAGAAAAACGATCAAACTCACCAG GTACCGAAGTGAGAAGGTGACAATCAGTTACGCAGAGTATATTGCTTCCCGACAGCACTGTTTCCAGAACGGCACTCTTCATGCCCCGCCCCTCTACAATCATTACTCCTGA
- the AMMECR1L gene encoding AMMECR1-like protein isoform 1 (isoform 1 is encoded by transcript variant 1): MGKRRCVPPLEPKLAAGCCGVKKPKLSGSGTHSHGNQSTTVPGSSSGPLQNHQHVDSSSGRENVSDLTLGPGNSPITRMNPASGALSPLPRPNGTANTTKNLVVTAEMCCYCFDVLYCHLYGFPQPRLPRFTNDPYPLFVTWKTGRDKRLRGCIGTFSAMNLHSGLREYTLTSALKDSRFPPLTREELPKLFCSVSLLTNFEDASDYLDWEVGVHGIRIEFINEKGVKRTATYLPEVAKEQDWDQIQTIDSLLRKGGFKAPITSEFRKTIKLTRYRSEKVTISYAEYIASRQHCFQNGTLHAPPLYNHYS, translated from the exons ATGGGAAAAAGACGTTGTGTTCCTCCACTCGAGCCCAAGTTGGCAGCAGGCTGTTGTGGGGTCAAGAAGCCCAAATTATCTGGAAGTGGAACGCACAGTCACGGGAATCAGTCCACAACTGTCCCCGGCTCTAGTTCAGGACCTCTTCAAAACCACCAGCATGTGGACAGCAGCAGTGGACGGGAGAATGTGTCAGACTTAACTCTGGGACCTGGAAACTCTCCCATCACACGAATGAATCCCGCATCGGGAGCGCTGAGCCCTCTTCCCCGGCCTAATGGAACTGCCAACACCACTAAGAATCTGGTGGTGACTGCAGAGATGTGCTGCTACTGCTTCGACGTACTCTACTGTCACCTCTATGGCTTCCCACAGCCACGACTTCCTAGATTCACCAATGACCCCTA tCCGCTCTTTGTGACGTGGAAGACAGGGCGGGACAAGCGGCTTCGTGGCTGCATTGGGACCTTCTCAGCCATGAATCTTCATTCAGGACTCAGGGAATACACGTTAACCAG TGCACTTAAGGACAGCCGATTTCCCCCCCTGACCCGAGAGGAGCTGCCTAAACTTTTCTGCTCTGTCTCCCTCCTTACTAACTTTGAGGATGCCAGTGATTACCTGGACTGGGAG GTAGGGGTCCATGGGATTCGAATTGAATTCATTAATGAAAAAGGTGTCAAACGCACAGCCACATATTTACCTGAGGTTGCTAAGGAACAAG ACTGGGATCAGATCCAGACAATAGACTCCTTGCTCAGGAAAGGTGGCTTTAAAGCTCCAATTACCAGTGAATTCAGAAAAACGATCAAACTCACCAG GTACCGAAGTGAGAAGGTGACAATCAGTTACGCAGAGTATATTGCTTCCCGACAGCACTGTTTCCAGAACGGCACTCTTCATGCCCCGCCCCTCTACAATCATTACTCCTGA
- the AMMECR1L gene encoding AMMECR1-like protein isoform 2 (isoform 2 is encoded by transcript variant 3), with product MGKRRCVPPLEPKLAAGCCGVKKPKLSGSGTHSHGNQSTTVPGSSSGPLQNHQHVDSSSGRENVSDLTLGPGNSPITRMNPASGALSPLPRPNGTANTTKNLVVTAEMCCYCFDVLYCHLYGFPQPRLPRFTNDPYPLFVTWKTGRDKRLRGCIGTFSAMNLHSGLREYTLTSALKDSRFPPLTREELPKLFCSVSLLTNFEDASDYLDWEVGVHGIRIEFINEKGVKRTATYLPEVAKEQDNYTGVTSDRKDAGAGSLGTAIMACVGLSSHVSESPRDWQTDWAPDWDQIQTIDSLLRKGGFKAPITSEFRKTIKLTRYRSEKVTISYAEYIASRQHCFQNGTLHAPPLYNHYS from the exons ATGGGAAAAAGACGTTGTGTTCCTCCACTCGAGCCCAAGTTGGCAGCAGGCTGTTGTGGGGTCAAGAAGCCCAAATTATCTGGAAGTGGAACGCACAGTCACGGGAATCAGTCCACAACTGTCCCCGGCTCTAGTTCAGGACCTCTTCAAAACCACCAGCATGTGGACAGCAGCAGTGGACGGGAGAATGTGTCAGACTTAACTCTGGGACCTGGAAACTCTCCCATCACACGAATGAATCCCGCATCGGGAGCGCTGAGCCCTCTTCCCCGGCCTAATGGAACTGCCAACACCACTAAGAATCTGGTGGTGACTGCAGAGATGTGCTGCTACTGCTTCGACGTACTCTACTGTCACCTCTATGGCTTCCCACAGCCACGACTTCCTAGATTCACCAATGACCCCTA tCCGCTCTTTGTGACGTGGAAGACAGGGCGGGACAAGCGGCTTCGTGGCTGCATTGGGACCTTCTCAGCCATGAATCTTCATTCAGGACTCAGGGAATACACGTTAACCAG TGCACTTAAGGACAGCCGATTTCCCCCCCTGACCCGAGAGGAGCTGCCTAAACTTTTCTGCTCTGTCTCCCTCCTTACTAACTTTGAGGATGCCAGTGATTACCTGGACTGGGAG GTAGGGGTCCATGGGATTCGAATTGAATTCATTAATGAAAAAGGTGTCAAACGCACAGCCACATATTTACCTGAGGTTGCTAAGGAACAAG ATAATTATACTGGGGTAACATCTGACAGGAAGGACGCAGGAGCAGGGAGCCTGGGGACAGCCATTATGGCATGTGTCGGGCTATCATCTCATGTCTCAGAGTCTCCACGGGACTGGCAGACAGACTGGGCGCCAG ACTGGGATCAGATCCAGACAATAGACTCCTTGCTCAGGAAAGGTGGCTTTAAAGCTCCAATTACCAGTGAATTCAGAAAAACGATCAAACTCACCAG GTACCGAAGTGAGAAGGTGACAATCAGTTACGCAGAGTATATTGCTTCCCGACAGCACTGTTTCCAGAACGGCACTCTTCATGCCCCGCCCCTCTACAATCATTACTCCTGA